A single window of Lutzomyia longipalpis isolate SR_M1_2022 chromosome 1, ASM2433408v1 DNA harbors:
- the LOC129787217 gene encoding presenilins-associated rhomboid-like protein, mitochondrial, with protein sequence MFLRNFSNASKLLRQNPTQQTLFHRSSPSRINLVCRQFKNESRNGSQGIRTTQQSLAPTPFEKFAAEGGHMNPTRLWKPLVFTLAVSTGSFVSVTIWEYERVRAKILRTVKGSSTASWFKSKINGTQKKANDWRNEVQSWWRTLPEGDRIFIPLCAINVLVFALWRIPTLQPTMVKYFCSNPAARAICWPMFLSTFSHYSLFHIFANMYVLRSFANPAVHALGREQFLGLYLSAGVMSSLASYIYKIGTKQAGLSLGASGAIMAILAYVCTQYPDTQLSIIFLPMFTFSAGTAIKCIMGVDLMGLVMGWKIFDHAAHLGGALFGLFWFYYGSVYLWPKREVILREYHKIREQKSK encoded by the exons atgTTCCTCCGGAACTTCTCAAATGCCTCAAAATTATTAAG GCAGAATCCTACGCAGCAGACACTATTCCACAGATCAAGTCCCTCCCGGATAAACTTGGTGTGTAGGCAGTTTAAGAATGAAAGCAGAAATGGTTCGCAGGGTATCCGGACGACACAGCAATCACTGGCTCCGACGCCTTTTGAGAAGTTTGCTGCGGAGGGAGGACACATGAACCCCACTCGGCTGTGGAAGCCTCTTGTCTTTACCCTGGCG GTATCAACAGGAAGCTTTGTTTCTGTGACCATATGGGAGTACGAGAGAGTCCGGGCGAAGATTCTCCGAACTGTGAAGGGATCCTCAACAGCTAGCTGGTTTAAGAGTAAAATTAATGGAACACAGAAAAAAGCG AATGATTGGAGAAACGAAGTTCAGTCGTGGTGGCGCACCCTCCCCGAGGGCGATCGTATTTTCATCCCTCTCTGTGCAATTAATGTCCTTGTGTTTGCCCTGTGGCGCATTCCCACCCTCCAGCCCACAATGGTGAAGTATTTCTGCTCCAATCCCGCCGCTAGGGCAATCTGCTGGCCAATGTTCCTCTCCACCTTTAGCCATTACTCCCTGTTCCACATCTTCGCCAATATGTACGTTCTGCGATCCTTTGCAAATCCCGCGGTGCACGCTCTGGGCCGGGAGCAATTCCTGGGACTCTACTTGAGTGCTGGTGTGATGTCCTCCCTGGCCAGCTACATTTACAAGATAGGCACAAAGCAGGCAGGGCTCTCTCTGGGCGCTTCTGGAGCCATCATGGCAATCCTGGCGTATGTGTGCACGCAGTATCCGGACACACAGCTCAGCATCATCTTCCTGCCCATGTTCACCTTTTCTGCAGGAACAGCCATCAAGTGCATTATGGGTGTTGATCTCATGGGGCTCGTGATGGGCTGGAAAATCTTTGACCATGCCGCTCATCTCGGTGGGGCGCTCTTTGGGCTATTTTGGTTTTACTACGGAAGTGTTTATCTCTGGCCCAAGAGGGAAGTCATCCTGCGAGAGTACCACAAAATCCGGGAGCAGAAGAGCAAATAG
- the LOC129787210 gene encoding UPF0415 protein C7orf25 homolog, with product MDQEKSPEELKQLVEEKVTLGESLIEKLSTLKHVNGAARLEKKINQEMNFLTTNLRNSTIIENHILCSNLVHFEVVVGVLTTCRAPKHIDCSLQSESRRTPLRVDIVCDDGASWVKIIARKSKSIKAAVSGDTKYGSKNILDHADEFIEVASQNPINFRTPKIYFVSLNPLDENLVSQLEQKGITVKIFTPGMELSTESAENNLHKVLNLDITTLLAYVSSLTNGSCDWEYEEPILTEQARSEQRCPLKATLDGIFAGKRLICCKTAEKSFLDIVSLLGGPEEKYRTEELMRRIEILPDVTEIPEILRNVKIRGKIKQRSFQIFAFGIFHAALTVTSNEGFIRAVKTQEGIDVPVFVHEARALTEMKEKTAKKVERFS from the exons ATGGACCAGGAAAAATCACCAGAGGAACTGAAGCAGCTCGTAGAGGAAAAAGTGACTCTGGGGGAGTCACTGATTGAGAAACTATCAACTCTGAAGCATGTCAATGGCGCAGCTCGGctggagaagaaaataaatcaggaGATGAACTTCCTCACAACA AACCTGAGAAACTCCACAATAATTGAGAATCACATCCTGTGTTCCAATCTTGTTCATTTTGAGGTTGTTGTGGGAGTTTTGACCACATGCAGAGCACCGAAGCACATTGATTGCTCCCTCCAGTCCGAAAGCAGAAGAACTCCTCTCCGGGTGGACATTGTATGTGACGATGGGGCGTCTTGGGTTAAAATAATTGCCAGGAAGAGCAAATCCATCAAAGCAGCTGTCTCAGGAGACACTAAATACGGCTCCAAGAATATTCTGGATCATGCAGATGAATTTATCGAAGTTGCTTCGCAGAATCCCATCAATTTCCGCACTCCAAAAATTTACTTCGTCTCCCTGAATCCTCTAGATGAGAATTTAGTCTCACAACTTGAGCAAAAGGGGATCACTGTGAAGATTTTCACTCCAGGAATGGAATTATCAACAGAATCAGCAGAGAACAATCTTCACAAAGTCCTCAATCTGGATATTACGACTCTCCTGGCGTATGTTAGTTCCCTGACAAATGGAAGCTGTGATTGGGAATATGAGGAACCAATCCTCACAGAGCAAGCCCGTTCTGAACAACGCTGCCCCCTGAAAGCCACTCTCGATGGGATTTTTGCTGGAAAACGTCTGATTTGCTGCAAGACtgctgaaaaatcttttctggACATTGTCTCCCTGCTAGGTGGGCCAGAAGAGAAATATCGCACTGAAGAGCTCATGAGGAGAATTGAAATACTCCCAGATGTAACAGAAATCCCAGAAATTCTGAGAAATGTGAAGATTAGAGGGAAAATCAAACAAAGAAGTTTCCAAATCTTTGCATTTGGGATTTTTCACGCAGCTCTCACTGTTACATCCAATGAAGGATTCATCCGGGCTGTAAAGACTCAGGAGGGCATTGACGTGCCAGTATTTGTCCACGAAGCTCGTGCCCTGACGGAAATGAAGGAGAAAACAGCCAAAAAAGTTgagagattttcataa
- the LOC129787220 gene encoding S-formylglutathione hydrolase, which translates to MTALKLVSSNRIFGGDQRVYSHESKELGCEMKFSVFLPPQASEGGKLPVLFWLSGLTCTEANFVQKAGGQKYAAELGLIIVCPDTSPRNVNIPGEDDSWDFGSGAGFYVDATQEPWKKHYRMFSYVTKELLDLVEANFPVNSEKKGIFGHSMGGHGALVCSLKNPGLFRSVSTFAAISNPINCPWGVKAFSGYFGENREEWKNWDATELVKTYNGPPLEVFLDQGDADQFLKENQLLPNNLAEACRAANFPFILRMRDGYDHSYFYIATFIEEHLRYHAERLQ; encoded by the coding sequence atGACTGCCCTGAAATTGGTGTCCTCCAATCGCATCTTCGGTGGAGATCAGCGAGTGTACTCCCATGAATCCAAGGAATTGGGATGTGAGATGAAGTTCTCTGTTTTCCTCCCTCCGCAGGCGTCAGAGGGTGGAAAACTTCCGGTTCTGTTCTGGCTCTCCGGACTGACGTGCACGGAGGCGAATTTTGTCCAGAAAGCTGGTGGGCAGAAGTATGCTGCTGAACTTGGGCTAATCATAGTGTGCCCCGATACATCACCAAGGAATGTGAACATTCCCGGAGAGGATGATTCTTGGGATTTTGGATCAGGAGCGGGATTCTACGTCGATGCTACGCAGGAGCCGTGGAAGAAGCACTACAGGATGTTTAGCTACGTCACCAAGGAGTTGCTTGATCTTGTAGAAGCTAATTTCCCTGTGAATTCAgagaaaaagggaatttttggGCATTCAATGGGTGGCCATGGAGCTCTTGTTTGTTCCCTGAAAAATCCAGGACTTTTCCGGAGCGTTTCAACCTTTGCTGCCATTTCGAACCCCATCAACTGCCCATGGGGCGTTAAAGCATTTTCCGGATATTTCGGAGAGAATCGTGAGGAGTGGAAGAACTGGGATGCAACAGAACTCGTTAAGACCTACAATGGACCTCCGTTGGAGGTTTTCCTCGATCAGGGAGATGCCGATCAATTTCTGAAGGAGAATCAATTGCTGCCCAATAATTTGGCTGAAGCCTGCCGTGCTGCAAACTTCCCTTTCATACTCAGGATGCGCGATGGCTACGACCACAGCTACTTCTACATCGCTACCTTCATCGAGGAGCACCTTCGCTACCATGCAGAGCGCCTCCAGTAA